Proteins encoded in a region of the Archangium lipolyticum genome:
- a CDS encoding SDR family oxidoreductase, giving the protein MKDKTVLVTGANSGVGLATTVELARRGANVVMVCRSAERGEAALREALQHGGTGKVELMLCDLGSLESIREFARTFQARHEVLDVLINNAGVFSLKRQTTRDGFESQLGVNHLGHFLLTNLLLEQVKRARQGRILNVSSGAHKVGAIHWDDPHLTRKYGAWKGYAQSKLANILFTKALAERLRGTAVTANSLHPGAVGTQLGKDRETGFGGAILAMLKPFFLTPAQGAETSVYLAASEDVTRVSGEYFYKKKIVPVSKRAKDRELAERLWSWSEKEVGLA; this is encoded by the coding sequence ATGAAAGACAAGACAGTGCTCGTGACCGGTGCCAACTCGGGTGTGGGGCTTGCCACGACGGTGGAGCTGGCGCGACGAGGCGCGAATGTCGTCATGGTCTGCCGCAGTGCCGAGCGGGGTGAGGCCGCGCTGCGAGAGGCCCTCCAGCACGGCGGGACGGGCAAGGTCGAGCTCATGCTGTGCGACCTGGGCTCGCTCGAGAGCATCCGGGAGTTCGCCAGGACCTTCCAGGCGCGGCACGAGGTGCTGGACGTGTTGATCAACAACGCGGGGGTCTTCTCCCTGAAGCGGCAGACGACGCGGGATGGCTTCGAGTCCCAGCTGGGCGTCAATCACCTCGGCCACTTCCTGCTCACGAACCTGCTGCTGGAGCAGGTGAAGCGGGCGCGGCAGGGGCGGATCCTCAATGTGTCCTCGGGCGCGCACAAGGTCGGGGCGATCCACTGGGATGACCCGCACCTCACCCGGAAGTACGGCGCGTGGAAGGGCTACGCGCAGTCCAAGCTCGCCAACATCCTGTTCACCAAGGCGCTCGCGGAGCGGCTGCGAGGCACCGCCGTCACCGCCAACAGCCTGCATCCCGGAGCGGTCGGCACCCAGCTCGGGAAGGATCGGGAGACGGGCTTCGGCGGCGCCATCCTGGCCATGCTCAAGCCGTTCTTCCTGACGCCGGCGCAGGGCGCCGAGACGTCCGTGTACCTGGCGGCGAGCGAGGACGTCACCCGCGTCTCGGGTGAGTACTTCTACAAGAAGAAGATCGTCCCCGTGTCGAAGCGGGCGAAGGACCGCGAGCTCGCCGAGCGGCTGTGGTCGTGGAGCGAGAAGGAGGTCGGACTGGCATGA